The sequence below is a genomic window from Curtobacterium sp. MCPF17_002.
GAGCCGGCCCGGTCGCTCCAGACGCCGACGAGGATCCTGCCGATCGCGCCGACGAACTGCGACGCCCCGACGAGCAGCCCCGCCGCCGGCGTCGACCACCCGAGGCCGACGAGCCAGACCAGGCCGTACGTCGACAGGGTGAACTGCGGCACGACGAGCAGGATCGACACGGCGTGGATCCGCCACAGGAACCCGTTCGCCCGGTACGGGTTCGCGGTGACCGCCGTGGGCGCTGCCGATCGGGCGGGTCGTGGCGGGTTCTGGATGCCGATCGCGCAGAGCACCGCGAGCACCGCGCAGAGGACGATCGGCAGGACGAGCGAGGCCCGGATGCCGTCGGCCTCGGCGAGCTGCGGCACCGTGACGGCGGCGAGCGTCACCCCGAGCGGCTGCGACATCTGCCGGATCCCCATCGCGAGGCCCCGGCGCTCCTTCGGGAACCACCCGACCACGACCCGGCCGCTCGCCGCGTTCGTCGAGGCGCTCGTCATGCCGCCCGCGAGGAACGCGAGACCGAGCAGCACCGGGTTGCCGGCCGCTGCCCAGGCGCCGACGACCGCCAGCGTGGTGAGCACGAGCCCCCCGGCGATGACGACGCGCTCGCCGAACCGGTCGGTGATCGCTCCCCACGCGATGAGCGTCAGCACCATGCCGAACGTCGGCGCCGCGGCGAGCAGTCCGGCGAGCGTGAGTGGCGTCCCGTGCGCCTGCATGTACGGGATGAGCAGTGCGGGTGCGGACACCACGAGCGTCCCGGCGGCCTGCGCGGCGACGCCGAGCGCGAGCATCGTCCAGGCTCGGCCGGAGATCGGGGGAGTCGTGGTCGTGCGGGGTGCCGTGGCGGTCATCGGGTCAGTCGTTTCATCGCGGAACTGATTGGTATACCACAACGGTATACCATTCCCGCCCCGCCCCCGCTAGGCTGGTACGCC
It includes:
- a CDS encoding MFS transporter; translated protein: MTATAPRTTTTPPISGRAWTMLALGVAAQAAGTLVVSAPALLIPYMQAHGTPLTLAGLLAAAPTFGMVLTLIAWGAITDRFGERVVIAGGLVLTTLAVVGAWAAAGNPVLLGLAFLAGGMTSASTNAASGRVVVGWFPKERRGLAMGIRQMSQPLGVTLAAVTVPQLAEADGIRASLVLPIVLCAVLAVLCAIGIQNPPRPARSAAPTAVTANPYRANGFLWRIHAVSILLVVPQFTLSTYGLVWLVGLGWSTPAAGLLVGASQFVGAIGRILVGVWSDRAGSRVGPLRIVAVSAAVVMAVLAVVDATHLAGAAVFLVLATSVTVADNGLAYTSVAEAAGPFWSGRALGAQNTGQFIAASAVGPGIGALVGALGFAVSFGVVAVLPLLALPLVPRRDRSHD